A region of Bacteroidota bacterium DNA encodes the following proteins:
- a CDS encoding type II toxin-antitoxin system RelE/ParE family toxin — protein MAKYRLSNEAKEDLIRIHHYGVEKSGISQADKYFELFFEYFDLIAQIPFSFESVDYIKKGYRRCVCGSDSIYFRLNNDIVEIMAIIGRQDVNNII, from the coding sequence ATGGCTAAATATAGATTAAGTAATGAAGCTAAAGAAGATTTGATACGAATTCATCATTATGGAGTTGAAAAGTCCGGAATTTCGCAAGCCGACAAATATTTTGAATTGTTTTTTGAATATTTTGATCTGATTGCCCAAATACCATTTTCATTTGAATCAGTAGATTATATAAAAAAAGGATATAGACGTTGTGTTTGCGGTTCTGATAGTATTTATTTTAGATTAAACAATGATATAGTTGAAATAATGGCAATTATCGGAAGACAGGATGTTAATAATATCATTTGA